Within Serratia odorifera, the genomic segment CAAATAGCAGGCATAAAAAACCCCGGTTAACCGGGGTTTTCTGTTTACATGCTGGCTTGAGGCTACTTCAGGTATTGCCCGGAGCGCAGTGCTTCAATACGCTTGTCCAGCGGCGGGTGCGACATGAACAATTCGCTGAATGTCTTGGATTTACCGTTGATGCAGAATGCCATCATGCTACCCGCTTCCTGCGGTTCGTAGCTGGTTTTCAGCCGTTGCAATGCGGCAATCATTTTCTCGCGGCCGACCAGTTTGGCGGAGCCGGCATCAGCATAAAACTCACGGTGACGCGAGAACCACATGGTGATGATACTCGCCAAAATCCCGAACACCAGCTCCAGCACCATTGACACCGCGAAGTAGATCATCGGGTTGCCGTTGCTTTCGCCTTCCCCGTCTCGGTTGCCCAGGAAACCGGCAGCCACCTGCGCCAACAGGCGGGAAATAAAGATCACGAAGGTGTTCACGATACCCTGGATCAAGGTCATGGTCACCATGTCGCCGTTGGCCACGTGGCTGATTTCGTGCGCGATAACCGCTTCTGCTTCGTCACGGCTCATGTTTTGCAACAGGCCGGTGCTGACGGCAACCAACGAGGCATCGCGGCGTGCGCCAGTAGCAAATGCGTTGATATCCGGCGCATGATAGATAGCCACCTGCGGCATGGCAATGCCCGCCTGCTGCGACTGACGACGCACGGTTTCCAACAGCCAGTTTTCGGTTTCGTTACGCGGTTGTTCAATCACTTCCCCGCCGACGGAGCGCAGCGCCATCCATTTGGACATCAGCAGAGAAACGAACGCACCGCCGAAGCCGAACAGACCGGCCATGATCATCAGGCCCTGAACGCTACTGGACTGGATTCCTGTCAGGCTGAGCACCAGCCCGAAAACCAACATCACCGCCAGGTTGGTGAGCAGGAACAGAGCTATACGCATCATAAAATGTTTACTTCCTCATAAATGTTAACAAAACGCTGCTTGGGATACCCAGATCGTATGGGCATCTGTCACAGTTTCAAGCGTTGTCCGCCATTAACCCACTAAAAATACGAAACTTTACAAAAATGGCGCTTGCTGCCAGTTTCGTAAATTGTAAACGATTGTTGCGGATAACGGTGGGTTTTTATCGTGGTTCGCGAAAGTGACGTTTTGTTTGCACCAGGTACGCCATTAAGGATTGCCGGTTGAAAAATGCACATGGTGCATGAGATTGGCAACGGACTCACAACGATGAAATCATCCCTGCACCGCAACGCCTAATTTCAGCATTAAAAAACGCACCCGAAGGTGCGTTTTACTTTCTGCCAGCGCCGCGTTATTTGGCGGCGGCCGGTTGTGTGGCTGGCTGATCTTTCTCAAGATGAGACAGTTCCAACGCGATATGCACCGTTTCATCCAGGTACGGATCCGGTTCCTGGTAATCCTTCGGCAAGGCATCCAGCGATTTCAACGGTTTCTTGCCGGCACGCTCCAGGCGATCGTTAATACGCTGCAAGCGGGTCGCGTCATCGTCGTGGTTCTCTTTCTCGCGCTGGGCCAGATTGAGCGAAACAATGTTGCGTTTATCCTTCAGCGCCTTGTAATGGGCGATGTCTTGCGCGATGTACTGGAACTCTGGGTTTTTGGCGATGCGCTGCTGGTGATCCTTCAGCAGTTCAGGCACAAATGGCTTCATATCGCCGACCTTGGTATAGGTGGCGGCATTGATGCTGTCCCACGGCATGGCGTTGTCTTCAAAGCTTTCGCCGGTTTCCGCCGGATCGACGCCGGTTGGCATCAGGATATCAGGCGTGACGCCCTTACGCTGGGTACTGCCGCCGTCAACGCGGTAGAACTTTTGAATAGTGTATTGCACCGAGCCCAGCGCCGGCCATTCAGGACGCAGCATCTGATCGTAAATACGGTTCAGTGAACGGTATTGCTGCACGGTGCCTTTACCAAACGTCGGCTCACCGACGATCAGCGCACGACCGTAGTCCTGCATTGCCGCAGCGAAAATCTCCGAAGCCGACGCGCTAAAGCGATCGACCAGCACCACCAGCGGCCCTTTGTAGTAGGTCACGCCATCGGTGTCGGCGTCTTCACGAATTTTGCCGTTGTTGTCGCGCACCTGCACCACCGGGCCGCTCGGAATAAACAGACCGGACAGCGAGACGGCTTCGGTCAGCGCGCCGCCGCCGTTGGTGCGCAGATCGATGATCACGCCCTTGACGTTCTGCTTGGCCATCTTCTGCAGCTGAACTTTGACGTCATCGGTCAGGCCAACGTAAAAGCCGGGGATATCCAGCACCGCAATCTTTTCCTTGCCGACGGTTTTGATGGTCATCTTCACCGCGCGGTCTTCCAGTCGAATGCGCTCACGGGTCAGGGTGACCACGCGCGTCTTGGTGCCCTTGCCGGCTGGCAGGATTTCCAGGCGCACCTTGCTGCCCTTCGGCCCCTTGATCAGTGAAACAACGTCGTCCAGACGCCAGCCGATGACGTCCACCATCCCTTTACCAGCCTGACCAACGCCGACAATCCGATCGCCAACGGTGATCGATTTGCTCTTCGCCGCCGGGCCGCCCGGCACCATCGAATTGATCAGGGTGTAGTCGTCATCCATTTGCAATACCGCACCGATGCCTTCCAGCGACAGGCTCATTTCGGTATTAAACTGTTCGGTATTGCGTGGTGACAGATAGTTGGTATGCGGGTCGATTTCATGCGCAAAGGCATTCATCGCCAGTTGGAACACGTCTTCGCTGTTGCTTTGCGTCAGGCGTTTGATGGCGAACTGATAGCGTTTGGTCAGCGTTTCGCGAATTTCCTTGTCGCTCTTGCCGGTCAGCTTGAGGTTCAACTGGTCATATTTGACCTTGGCATCCCACAGACGATCGAGTTCGGCTTTGTCTTTCGGCCACGGCGCTTTGCCACGGTCGATATCAATAGTGTCATTGCCGGTAAAGCTCATTGGCTTACCCAGCAACGACAAGGCATAGGTGTAACGCTCAAAGCGGCGTTTCTGCGCCAGATTAAACAGCGCGTAAGGCGTATCCAACTTACCGGTCTTCAGCTCGTCACCAAACGACTGGCGCTTATCGGCGAACTGCGCAACATCGGATGCCAGCAACACGTTGTGGCTGTAATCCAGCATGTTCAGATAGCGATCGAAGATCTTGCCGGAAAACTCGGCATCCAGGGCGAATTGCCGGTAATGGGAGCGAGTAAAGCGCGATGTTACGCGCTCACTCACTGTTGCATGCTGTGGTTCCTGATGCAGCTGCGGCAGTTGGTCGATGCGGATGTTGGCGGTGTCCGCACCGTAACTGACGCCAGCCCACATCAAGGCAGCGACTGCCGTTAATCTGACTAATTTGTTCATGCCTTGGTTGGCCTCCGTATCAGAACTGCAAGTGTTCTGCGCGCACAATCATCGCCAGACCGGAAGAGAGCTGCACACGTACGCCATCTTTAGCGATTTCGAGTACGGTAGCATCCATCGCGCTCTTACCTGCTCTGACTTTGATTTCCTGGCCAATTTGCAGTTTAGAGATATCCGTAACGGGCACATGAGGCTGCTGGTTTTCCTCTTTTGCGGCACGAGGTTGACGAGCTTGCTGCGGGCGAGTGTGTGGACGTGGCTTGCGGCCTTCCGGCGCAGCGCCGCCTTCACGACGAGCGGCAGGTTTTTTACCGGCTGGACGCGGACGACGAGGCTCAGCGGCAGCGGATTCACCGGCGGCTTCACGTTTTTTGGCGTTTTGTTCGGCACGCTGTGCCTGAACGCGCGCTTTGGCTTCTTCAAGCTGTTGGCGGGCATGGTCGACATGCTGCTGTTCGAGTTCGCCGCACGGGTTACCGTCCAGATCAACACGCTGTGCGCCGACTTTGATGCCATACAGGTAACGCCAGCTAGAGGTATACAGGCGCAGTGCAGAACGCAATTGCGTCTTGCTCAGATTCTCTTCCCCCTGCACGCGCTCCACCAGATCCTGAAAAATACCGATTTTAAGCGGACGAGCTTCGCCTTCGGCGCTAAAGCAGAGCGGAAAGCGCTCGGCAAGAAAAGCAATAACTTCTTTACTAGAGTTCAACTTAGGTTGATTTTCCATGAAATTTCCTGATTACAACGGTGTTGCCAACAAGCCGCAGGCATGAACAGGCGCCATTATAATGACGCCATCGCTAAATGCCACGTTAACCGTAGATCAACTTGCCGCTACAGTGACGTATTTCGCACAATTACACTGTTCCAGTTGCGCGCAAAGCCCCGCCACCACTGCTTTCAGGCCTAATTCGTCGTGCTCGTCGAACCGTTGATAAACTGTGCTGTCGATATCCAGCACGCCAATCACCTGACCGCCAACCACCAGCGGCAGCACGATTTCGGCGTTGCTGGCGGCGTCGCAGGCGATATGGCCAGGAAACGCATGCACATCGCCGACGCGCTGAATGCGGTTTTCTGCTGCGGCGGTGCCACAGACCCCTTTGCCCAGCGGAATGCGCACACAGGCAATTTTTCCCTGGAACGGCCCGAGCACCAGCTGCTTGCCGTCCATCAGGTAAAATCCGGCCCAGTTGACGTCATCCAGCCGCTCATTGATCAGCGCACTGGCATTGGCAAGCGCCGCGATGAAATGGGTTTCGCCGTCAAGTAGCGCCACCAGATCGCGTTTGAATTCCGCGTAGAATTGTTCTTTTGTCATGTAGTAACCATTAACACTCTGTAGATAGCCTTAAGCTCGAGGCTTAGCCCCTATAAAATAAGCATTAAATGCGTATAGTCACAAGGTTAATCATCTGTTGCTTCACAAAACCCTGCCCGACAGGGTATGTTTGCCAGCCAGAAACCCCGTTTACCTGCTTTGCCACCTTCCTTTATAACACGATGGCAAAGACGGCGTTATTTTCCAGCTACGCTAAATAGACCTGCGGGCTAAAGAGCAGTTTTGATGATGAAGATACACGCGATCACCGGCCCGCTTAGCACAGCGCGCCACCAGCGCTGCTGCGAATGCGACCTGCTGTTTATCCTGCCGCCACTGGCGGGCAACCAGGCCGCTTATTGCCCGCGCTGCAATGCCAAAGTGGTCAATGGCCGCGACTGGTCGATGACCCGGCTGACGGCGCTGGCGGTAACCATGCTGCTGCTGATGCCGTTCGCCTTCACCGAACCGCTGATCAGCATTCGCCTGCTCGGCAGCCATATTCACGCCAGTCTGCTGGAAGGCGTCTGGCAGATGAGTCGCCAGGGCGATCCGATCACCGCCAGTATGGTGGCATTTTGTACCATGGGCGCGCCGCTGACGCTGGTGCTGTCGCTGCTGTATCTGCGTATCGGTCATCGGCTAGGCATGAATCTGCGCCCGGTGTTGCTGATGCTGGAACGGCTAAAAGAGTGGATCATGCTGGATATTTATCTGATCGGCATGGCGGTAGCGACGATAAAAGTCAAAGAGTATGCCGACATCGCGGCCGGCAGCGCGTTGATTGCCTATCTCTGTCTGACGTTACTCAGCCTGCTGACCCTGATTCACATGAACCTGGAACAGCTGTGGGAACGCTACTACCCGCAGCAACAGCCACAAGGGGCGCCGTCGGCGTTGCACGTCTGTTTATCGTGCCACTATACCGGCTATGCCGATTCGCGCGGCCGTTGCCCGCGCTGCCATATTGCCATGTGCCACCGCCAACCCTACAGCCTGCAAAAAACCTGGGCGGCGCTGATTGCGGCAATGATCCTGCTGATCCCGGCCAACCTGCTGCCGATCTCGATAATCTATGCCAACGGCGCACGAATGGAGGATACTATCTTTTCCGGCGTGGTCTCGCTGGCAACCTCGGGCAACATGCCGATTGCCGCGATTGTGTTTATCGCCAGCGTGCTGGTGCCGTTTACCAAGGTCATCGTGCTGATCACCCTGCTGTTCAGCATCCATTTCAAAACCTCGCACAGCCTGAAAACACGTATTCGGCTGCTGCGCCTGGTGAGGTGGATTGGCCGCTGGTCGATGCTCGATCTGTTTGTCATCGCGCTGATGATGTCGCTGGTAAATCGCGAGCAATTATTATCATTTACTATGGGGCCGGCAGCCTTTTACTTTGGGTCTGCGGTCATTTTGACTATTCTTGCCGTTGAATGGCTGGATAGCCGATTGATTTGGGATGCACATGCAACAGGAAACGCCGAATACGACGACTGAAGCGCGGGTCAAACACAAGCGCCGCATTTCACCCTTCTGGTTATTGCCGTTTATCGCCCTGCTGATCGCCGGCTGGCTGGTGTATAGCAATTTCCAGGAGCGCGGCACCACCGTCACCATTGATTTCCAGTCGGCCGCCGGCATCGTCGCCGGGCGTACGCCGGTGCGCTATCAGGGCGTCGACGTCGGTACCGTGCAGACCATCAGCCTGAGCAAGGATTTGCGTAAAATCGTGGTGGAAGCCAGCATCAAAAGCGATCTGGAAGATTCGTTGCGCGACGGTACCCAGTTCTGGCTGGTGACGCCCAAAGCCTCGTTGGCCGGCGTTTCCGGGCTGGATGCGCTGGTCGGCGGCAACTACATCGGCATGATGCCGGGCGGCGGTCAACCACAGACTCACTTTACGGCGCTCGATACCCAACCGAAATACCGTCTGAACACCGGCGAACTGATGCTGCATCTGCACGCCGACGATCTTGGCTCGCTCAATACCGGCTCGCTGGTCTATTACCGCAAGATCCCGGTGGGCAAGGTGTATGACTACACCATTGCCGCCGGCAACAAGGGGGTGACCATTGACGTACTCATCGATCGCCGTTTCGCCAACCTGGTGAAGGACAATAGCCGCTTCTGGAACGTTTCCGGCTTTAAGGGCGACTTCAGCCTGGCCGGCGCTTCGGTGCAAATGGAAAGCCTGGCCGCGCTGGTGAATGGCGCCATTGCCTTCGACTCGCCGCCACAGGGGCAACAGGCCAAGGCCGAGCAGAATTACACCCTCTATCCCGATCTGGCGCACAGTCAGCGCGGCGTCAACATCACCCTCGATCTGCCCAGTGGCAAAAACCTGAGTGAAAACCATACGCCGCTAATCTATCAGGGCCTGCAGGTCGGCACCCTGACCAAACTGACGTTGCAGCCCGACAGTAAGGTCACCGGCGAACTGACGATCGATCCGTCGGTGGTAGATCTGATGCGCAGCGGTACGCGTATTGCCATGCGCAGCCCGCGCATCAGCCTGAATGACGCCAAGCTGAGCCAGTTGCTGACCGGCAATACGCTGGAGCTGATCCCCGGCGACGGCGAGCCACAACAGCATTTCAACGTACTGGACAGCAGTGAAACGCTGCTGCAACAGCCCGGGGTACTCACCGTATCGCTGACGGCGCCACAGAGCTACGGCATTGACGTTGGCCAGCCGCTGATCGTACACGGCATCCGGGTCGGTCAGATCCTTAGCCGCACCCTGACCGATGACGGCGTCAACTTCCGCGCAGCGATTGAAGCGCAATACCGTGCGCTGATCCACAAGGACAGCAAGTTCGTGGTCAACAGCCGGGTAGACGTCAAGCTGGGTCTCGACGGTATGGAGGTGCTTGGCGCCAGTGCGCAGGAGTGGATCGACGGTGGTGTACGCATCATACCGGGCAGCAAGGGCGAACCGGCGACCCAGTATCCGCTCTATAGCAATGCGGAACGTGCCGAAGCAGGCATCATCGGCAACAAACCCAAGCCGACCCTGACGTTGACCGCCAACAGCCTGCCGGATGTGCAAACCGGTTCTGTGGTGCTGTACCGTAAATTCCAGGTAGGTGAAATCGTCGACGTCAGGCCAAAGGCGAACGAATTCGACGTCGATATCTATATCAGCCCGGAATATCGCAAGCTGCTGACCAATCAGACCATTTTCTGGGCCGAAGGCGGAGCCAAGGTGCAGCTCAACGGCAGCGGGCTGACGGTGCAGGCGTCGCCGCTCAACCGGGCGTTAAAGGGCGCCATCAGCTTCGACAATCTGCAGGGTGTGACACTGGACAAGGGCAGCAAACGGCTGCTGTATGCCAATGAAACCGCCGCCCGTGCGGTGGGTAGCCAGATTACGCTACGCACCTACGATGCCAGCAAGCTGTCGCCAGGCATGCCGATCCGTTATCTGGGTATCGACATTGGCCAGGTCGAGTCGCTGAAGCTGGCACCGGAACGCAACGAGGTGCTGGCGAAAGCGGTGCTATACCCAGAATATGTCGATACCTTCGCCCGCTTCGGCACGCGTTTCTCGGTGGTCTCACCGGAGATCTCCGCCGCCGGCGTCAGCAACCTCGACACCCTGCTGCAACCGTACATCAACGTCGAACCGGGTCGTAGTGGACGTGCCCTGCGCACCTTCGAACTCCAGGAAGCCACCATCACCGACTCGCGCTACATGGATGGTCTGAACGTGGTGCTTGATGCGGCAGAAACCGGCTCACTGCAAATCGGTACGCCAGTGCTGTTCCGCGGCATTGAGGTAGGTACCGTGACCGGTTTCTATCTGGGTGCGATGTCCGATCGCATCCACGTTGCCTTGCGTATCAGCAAGAAGTACCAGCACCTGGTGCGTAACAACAGCGTGTTCTGGCTGGCGTCCGGCTATAATCTGCAATTTGGCCTGACCGGCGGTGTGATCAAGAGCGGCACCTTCCAACAGTTCATTCGCGGCGGTATCGCCTTCGCTACCCCACCGACCATTCCATTGGCGCCGCAAGCCAATGCCGGCAAGCACTTCCTGCTGACGGCGGAAGAGCCGAAAGACTGGAAGGAATGGGGGACGGCAATCCCGCGCAATTAACCCCGCCAGACGGCAGGGCTGCCACCGTGCGGCCCTGCCGATACTCTCTGCCCCTCGCTTTATGTTACACTGCCGCCCTCATTTTGACCGTCCATAAGAGTTACCCGTGGCCAAATCTGCTAGCGTACTTCTGCCCCCAGCCTTTCTCGACGCCACGCGCGCGATCATGCCCGCCGCACTGTCGATGGAGGATTTCATCGCCGCCTGCCAACGCCCGCTGCGCCGCAGCATACGTGTCAATACGCTGAAAATCAGCGTTGACGGCTTCCTGGCGCTGGTAAAGGACTACGACTGGCAACTGGCGCCGATCCCCTGGTGCGCAGAAGGTTTCTGGATCACTCGAGACGACGACGCGCTGCGACTCGGCAGCGCAGCGGAACACCTGAGCGGCCTGTTCTACATTCAGGAAGCCAGTTCCATGCTGCCGGTCAGCGCACTGTTCAGCGCAGGCGAAACGCCCCGTCGCGTACTGGACGTCGCGGCCGCTCCCGGTTCCAAAACCACCCAGATCGCCGCATTGATGAATAACCGTGGCGGCATTGTCGCCAACGAATACTCTGCCAGCCGCGTCAAGGTGCTCCATGCCAACCTCAGTCGCTGTGGGGTGAAAAACGCCGCCCTGACCCACTTTGACGGCCGGGTATTCGGCGCCGCTCTACCGGAGTCCTTTGACGCCATCCTGCTGGATGCTCCCTGCTCTGGCGAGGGCGTGGTGCGCAAGGACCCCGACGCCATGAGCAACTGGTCGCCGGAAAGCGTGCACAGCATTGCCGAAACGCAACGCCAACTGATCGACAGCGCCTTCCATGCGCTGGCGCCCGGCGGCGTGATGGTTTACTCCACCTGTACGCTCAATGCACAGGAAAACCAGCAGGTGATTAACAGCCTGTTGGCCAACTACGGTTCGGCGGTCAGCGTTGAACCGCTGGGCGACCTGTTCCCTGGCGCGCACCAGGCCTTGACCGACGAAGGTTTCCTGCACGTATTCCCGCAAATCTATGACAGCGAAGGGTTCTTTGTCGCACGCCTGCGCAAGCATCATGCGGTTGCGCCGCTGCCAAAGCCAGGCTATAAAGTGGGCAAATTCCCCTTCTCGCCGCTGTCCGGCAAAGACGGTGCGCTGGTGCAACAGGCGGCGGAAGCCGTTGGCCTGAGCTGGGATCGGCATGACCATCGTCTATGGGCGCGCGATAAGGAAATCTGGTTATTCCCGGCCGAGCTGGAGCCGCTGATCGGCAAGGTACGCTTCTCACGCATTGGCCTGAAACTGGCAGAACGCTTCCCGAAAGGCTTCCGCTGGCAACACGAGGCGGTGCTGGCATTGGCCGATGGTCACGCAAAGCAAGCCTTTGAGCTGGACGCCGCGCTGGCGCAGGAGTGGTTTCACGGGCGCGACCTGTATCCCGAGCCGCCGCCGCAGGGTGATGAATGCATCGTTACCTATCAGCATCAACCGTTGGGCATTGCCAAACGTATCGGCAGCCGGATAAAAAACAACCTGCCACGTGAACTGGTACGTGATGGCGTACTGGATTTCCATCAGTAACGTCCCTCCGGCGGCAATGTTGATATCTTGCCGCCAACCCGCTTTCTACCCAACTCCCCCACCGTCTGGCACGGTAACCACCAGCAGAGCGGCGCAGGAGCCGGGTTAATGCCAAGGCGGCGCTGAATGCGACACAGAGTGAAAGGCCAGTGGGTGGCTACCAGCAAAACGTCAGTTCCGTGATGGGATATTCAGCCCGGCTAGCCTGATGCCGGCAATAGTGCCAGGTTAAATGTTTACTGTGGCATTTTTTGCACCATTGACTATGCTCATTATGACGGCCTCTAACTGGTCTTACCTCTTACGTCCCGCTTGAGCAAGGAGTCTTCATGAGTGTATCCGTAGTGAAAATAGGCAGCTTTGAGGTCGATGATGCGTATTTGTCTACGTCATCCGAGCAGGCTGAAGGCAAAGGTATTCTGACCATCCCGTGTAAATCCGATCCTGACTTGTGCATGCAGTTGGACGGCTGGGATGAACACACCAGCATCCCGGCAGTATTGAACGGCAAACAATTGCTGTTGTACAAACAGCATTACGATCGTCAGGCCGACGCCTGGGTGATGCGCGTGGCATGATGGTACGCCAGGAAAACGCGCTGTGTTTGCTGAAAGACACAGCGCGTTTTTTTATGCCAGCGCGATACCACGCCCGGCGAAGAATCGCGCAAAGGTGTTGAGTGGCATCGTTACGTTCTCACGCGTTGCCAGGCTGTCTCCCGAGGGATTATGAAAGCGCAACCTGGTACCGTCCGCCGCCGTTACCAGCACCAGATGCCCACCTTTATGTGGCGGTGTCTGGTGCGGCTGGCGGATAGACGGATGCACCGAGGCAATGAAATAACGTCGGGATGCCAGCA encodes:
- a CDS encoding GAF domain-containing protein translates to MTKEQFYAEFKRDLVALLDGETHFIAALANASALINERLDDVNWAGFYLMDGKQLVLGPFQGKIACVRIPLGKGVCGTAAAENRIQRVGDVHAFPGHIACDAASNAEIVLPLVVGGQVIGVLDIDSTVYQRFDEHDELGLKAVVAGLCAQLEQCNCAKYVTVAAS
- the htpX gene encoding protease HtpX, encoding MMRIALFLLTNLAVMLVFGLVLSLTGIQSSSVQGLMIMAGLFGFGGAFVSLLMSKWMALRSVGGEVIEQPRNETENWLLETVRRQSQQAGIAMPQVAIYHAPDINAFATGARRDASLVAVSTGLLQNMSRDEAEAVIAHEISHVANGDMVTMTLIQGIVNTFVIFISRLLAQVAAGFLGNRDGEGESNGNPMIYFAVSMVLELVFGILASIITMWFSRHREFYADAGSAKLVGREKMIAALQRLKTSYEPQEAGSMMAFCINGKSKTFSELFMSHPPLDKRIEALRSGQYLK
- the rsmF gene encoding 16S rRNA (cytosine(1407)-C(5))-methyltransferase RsmF: MAKSASVLLPPAFLDATRAIMPAALSMEDFIAACQRPLRRSIRVNTLKISVDGFLALVKDYDWQLAPIPWCAEGFWITRDDDALRLGSAAEHLSGLFYIQEASSMLPVSALFSAGETPRRVLDVAAAPGSKTTQIAALMNNRGGIVANEYSASRVKVLHANLSRCGVKNAALTHFDGRVFGAALPESFDAILLDAPCSGEGVVRKDPDAMSNWSPESVHSIAETQRQLIDSAFHALAPGGVMVYSTCTLNAQENQQVINSLLANYGSAVSVEPLGDLFPGAHQALTDEGFLHVFPQIYDSEGFFVARLRKHHAVAPLPKPGYKVGKFPFSPLSGKDGALVQQAAEAVGLSWDRHDHRLWARDKEIWLFPAELEPLIGKVRFSRIGLKLAERFPKGFRWQHEAVLALADGHAKQAFELDAALAQEWFHGRDLYPEPPPQGDECIVTYQHQPLGIAKRIGSRIKNNLPRELVRDGVLDFHQ
- the proQ gene encoding RNA chaperone ProQ — translated: MENQPKLNSSKEVIAFLAERFPLCFSAEGEARPLKIGIFQDLVERVQGEENLSKTQLRSALRLYTSSWRYLYGIKVGAQRVDLDGNPCGELEQQHVDHARQQLEEAKARVQAQRAEQNAKKREAAGESAAAEPRRPRPAGKKPAARREGGAAPEGRKPRPHTRPQQARQPRAAKEENQQPHVPVTDISKLQIGQEIKVRAGKSAMDATVLEIAKDGVRVQLSSGLAMIVRAEHLQF
- the prc gene encoding carboxy terminal-processing peptidase; this translates as MNKLVRLTAVAALMWAGVSYGADTANIRIDQLPQLHQEPQHATVSERVTSRFTRSHYRQFALDAEFSGKIFDRYLNMLDYSHNVLLASDVAQFADKRQSFGDELKTGKLDTPYALFNLAQKRRFERYTYALSLLGKPMSFTGNDTIDIDRGKAPWPKDKAELDRLWDAKVKYDQLNLKLTGKSDKEIRETLTKRYQFAIKRLTQSNSEDVFQLAMNAFAHEIDPHTNYLSPRNTEQFNTEMSLSLEGIGAVLQMDDDYTLINSMVPGGPAAKSKSITVGDRIVGVGQAGKGMVDVIGWRLDDVVSLIKGPKGSKVRLEILPAGKGTKTRVVTLTRERIRLEDRAVKMTIKTVGKEKIAVLDIPGFYVGLTDDVKVQLQKMAKQNVKGVIIDLRTNGGGALTEAVSLSGLFIPSGPVVQVRDNNGKIREDADTDGVTYYKGPLVVLVDRFSASASEIFAAAMQDYGRALIVGEPTFGKGTVQQYRSLNRIYDQMLRPEWPALGSVQYTIQKFYRVDGGSTQRKGVTPDILMPTGVDPAETGESFEDNAMPWDSINAATYTKVGDMKPFVPELLKDHQQRIAKNPEFQYIAQDIAHYKALKDKRNIVSLNLAQREKENHDDDATRLQRINDRLERAGKKPLKSLDALPKDYQEPDPYLDETVHIALELSHLEKDQPATQPAAAK
- a CDS encoding DUF1480 family protein; translated protein: MSVSVVKIGSFEVDDAYLSTSSEQAEGKGILTIPCKSDPDLCMQLDGWDEHTSIPAVLNGKQLLLYKQHYDRQADAWVMRVA
- a CDS encoding PqiB family protein: MQQETPNTTTEARVKHKRRISPFWLLPFIALLIAGWLVYSNFQERGTTVTIDFQSAAGIVAGRTPVRYQGVDVGTVQTISLSKDLRKIVVEASIKSDLEDSLRDGTQFWLVTPKASLAGVSGLDALVGGNYIGMMPGGGQPQTHFTALDTQPKYRLNTGELMLHLHADDLGSLNTGSLVYYRKIPVGKVYDYTIAAGNKGVTIDVLIDRRFANLVKDNSRFWNVSGFKGDFSLAGASVQMESLAALVNGAIAFDSPPQGQQAKAEQNYTLYPDLAHSQRGVNITLDLPSGKNLSENHTPLIYQGLQVGTLTKLTLQPDSKVTGELTIDPSVVDLMRSGTRIAMRSPRISLNDAKLSQLLTGNTLELIPGDGEPQQHFNVLDSSETLLQQPGVLTVSLTAPQSYGIDVGQPLIVHGIRVGQILSRTLTDDGVNFRAAIEAQYRALIHKDSKFVVNSRVDVKLGLDGMEVLGASAQEWIDGGVRIIPGSKGEPATQYPLYSNAERAEAGIIGNKPKPTLTLTANSLPDVQTGSVVLYRKFQVGEIVDVRPKANEFDVDIYISPEYRKLLTNQTIFWAEGGAKVQLNGSGLTVQASPLNRALKGAISFDNLQGVTLDKGSKRLLYANETAARAVGSQITLRTYDASKLSPGMPIRYLGIDIGQVESLKLAPERNEVLAKAVLYPEYVDTFARFGTRFSVVSPEISAAGVSNLDTLLQPYINVEPGRSGRALRTFELQEATITDSRYMDGLNVVLDAAETGSLQIGTPVLFRGIEVGTVTGFYLGAMSDRIHVALRISKKYQHLVRNNSVFWLASGYNLQFGLTGGVIKSGTFQQFIRGGIAFATPPTIPLAPQANAGKHFLLTAEEPKDWKEWGTAIPRN
- the yebS gene encoding membrane integrity lipid transport subunit YebS gives rise to the protein MKIHAITGPLSTARHQRCCECDLLFILPPLAGNQAAYCPRCNAKVVNGRDWSMTRLTALAVTMLLLMPFAFTEPLISIRLLGSHIHASLLEGVWQMSRQGDPITASMVAFCTMGAPLTLVLSLLYLRIGHRLGMNLRPVLLMLERLKEWIMLDIYLIGMAVATIKVKEYADIAAGSALIAYLCLTLLSLLTLIHMNLEQLWERYYPQQQPQGAPSALHVCLSCHYTGYADSRGRCPRCHIAMCHRQPYSLQKTWAALIAAMILLIPANLLPISIIYANGARMEDTIFSGVVSLATSGNMPIAAIVFIASVLVPFTKVIVLITLLFSIHFKTSHSLKTRIRLLRLVRWIGRWSMLDLFVIALMMSLVNREQLLSFTMGPAAFYFGSAVILTILAVEWLDSRLIWDAHATGNAEYDD